A single genomic interval of Polaribacter vadi harbors:
- a CDS encoding ABC transporter ATP-binding protein has translation MTTNIVEIQDLSHQYSKDWAVKEVSFNIKSKGILGLLGSNGAGKSTTMNILCGVINQTQGTVLINGIDMQKNPVEAKKLIGFLPQKAPLYLDLTVDEYLTHCAHIRLMPEKSIKQALEEVKERCGIAHFSKRLLKNLSGGYQQRVGIAQAIIHKPLLVVLDEPTNGLDPVQILEVRKLIKEIGKEHAVIFSTHILSEVQAACDDIKMIEKGRMVFEGTVAEFGNYQRPDSLLMTMELPPNKETLKAISGVLEVEAIDGKTVKIQFDTNQDITENLISESVKNGWRLTGIHLEKSSLDDVFAQLSQKDAHAN, from the coding sequence ATGACAACTAATATTGTAGAAATCCAAGACTTATCGCATCAATATTCAAAAGATTGGGCGGTAAAAGAAGTGAGTTTTAACATCAAATCTAAAGGGATTTTAGGTTTATTAGGCTCTAATGGAGCTGGTAAATCTACTACCATGAACATTTTATGTGGGGTGATCAATCAAACCCAAGGCACTGTATTAATCAATGGTATTGACATGCAGAAAAATCCGGTAGAAGCTAAAAAACTTATTGGATTTTTACCACAAAAAGCACCGCTATATTTAGATTTAACGGTTGATGAATATTTAACACATTGTGCGCACATAAGGTTAATGCCTGAAAAATCAATCAAACAAGCCTTAGAAGAAGTAAAAGAACGTTGTGGTATTGCTCATTTTAGCAAGCGATTGTTGAAAAATCTTTCTGGAGGGTACCAACAACGAGTTGGAATTGCACAAGCAATTATTCATAAACCACTATTGGTAGTACTTGATGAGCCAACCAACGGGCTAGATCCTGTCCAAATATTAGAGGTACGAAAACTCATCAAAGAAATTGGAAAAGAACATGCGGTCATTTTTTCTACCCACATTTTATCAGAGGTACAGGCTGCTTGTGATGATATTAAAATGATTGAAAAAGGACGGATGGTCTTTGAAGGTACGGTTGCAGAATTTGGAAACTACCAAAGACCAGACAGTCTACTAATGACAATGGAATTACCACCAAATAAGGAAACTTTAAAAGCTATTTCGGGAGTGTTGGAGGTAGAAGCCATCGATGGTAAAACCGTTAAAATACAATTTGATACGAATCAAGATATTACCGAAAACCTAATTTCAGAAAGTGTGAAGAATGGGTGGCGTTTAACGGGAATTCATTTGGAAAAAAGTTCGTTGGATGATGTGTTTGCTCAATTATCTCAAAAAGATGCACATGCGAATTAA
- a CDS encoding MutS-related protein, whose product MGFITDKQTMDDLNILGRYKNNSIFRVFNNTITSGGGRLLENMFQHPLTNIADINARKEKFSFFEKLQVALPFNSKEIEIVEYYFRNPASKNKLTATTNLTKIKLMNYVFYDKEYTTIRDGLEKTIQVFSKLKVVLKRIEQESKNTFYHAQAKKMTNLLNHKSLELAWQCVGVHPLSLKQLLNLDFIFRGVLYNEFIDLLNELYKMDVYISVSDVSRKRKFVYAKAVKKEEKYIDIKQGYHPCIPEAIANDIYIGKDKHVFFLTGANMAGKSTLMKSFGVIVYLAHMGFPVAAKQMTFSLHEGIYTSINVPDNIDKGYSHFYAEVVRVKHVAQQVATNKQLVIIFDELFKGTNVKDASDGTIAIVDAFSKRNGAFIISTHIMEAGITLGENNDRLFFRYLPTIVKNNVPTYPYVLEDGITDDRQGMMIIQNERIIETINGGS is encoded by the coding sequence ATGGGATTCATTACAGACAAACAAACAATGGACGATTTAAACATTCTAGGACGTTATAAAAACAACTCCATCTTTAGAGTGTTTAACAATACCATTACCAGTGGCGGTGGACGTCTTTTGGAAAACATGTTTCAACATCCCTTAACCAATATTGCCGACATCAATGCTAGAAAAGAGAAATTTTCATTTTTTGAAAAACTACAAGTAGCGTTGCCATTTAATTCAAAAGAAATTGAAATTGTTGAATACTACTTTAGAAATCCAGCATCTAAAAACAAGCTAACAGCTACAACAAATCTTACAAAGATCAAGCTGATGAACTACGTTTTTTATGACAAAGAATACACTACCATTCGTGATGGATTGGAAAAAACCATCCAAGTGTTTTCTAAGTTAAAAGTTGTTCTAAAAAGGATTGAACAAGAATCAAAAAACACCTTTTACCATGCACAAGCAAAAAAAATGACTAACCTGCTCAACCATAAAAGTCTTGAATTGGCTTGGCAATGCGTAGGAGTACATCCTTTATCATTGAAACAACTTCTAAACCTAGATTTTATTTTTAGAGGAGTACTCTATAATGAGTTTATAGACCTGTTGAATGAATTGTACAAGATGGATGTGTACATCAGCGTGTCAGATGTGTCAAGAAAACGAAAGTTTGTGTATGCAAAAGCAGTAAAAAAAGAAGAAAAATACATCGATATAAAACAAGGGTATCATCCTTGTATTCCAGAAGCCATTGCCAATGATATTTACATTGGTAAAGACAAGCATGTGTTTTTCTTAACAGGTGCAAACATGGCAGGGAAATCTACCCTTATGAAATCCTTTGGAGTGATTGTCTATTTGGCACATATGGGGTTTCCTGTAGCAGCAAAACAAATGACCTTTTCATTGCATGAAGGCATCTACACCTCTATCAATGTACCTGACAATATAGACAAAGGCTATAGCCATTTTTATGCAGAAGTAGTCCGTGTAAAACATGTAGCACAGCAAGTGGCTACCAACAAACAACTGGTCATCATTTTTGATGAACTGTTTAAAGGTACCAATGTAAAAGATGCTTCTGACGGAACTATTGCCATCGTAGATGCCTTTTCTAAAAGAAATGGGGCTTTTATCATTTCAACTCACATTATGGAAGCTGGAATCACTCTTGGAGAAAACAATGATCGTTTATTTTTTAGATACCTGCCTACCATTGTTAAAAATAATGTCCCCACCTATCCGTATGTATTAGAAGATGGAATTACCGATGACAGGCAAGGAATGATGATTATTCAAAATGAACGGATTATTGAGACGATTAATGGGGGGAGTTAA
- a CDS encoding MutS-related protein: MIFKVDKQTITDLKIVSDDRSSDIYELFNRTKTVGGAKILKKMFLCPISEANAITKRLHTIKYFKDTKASFPFKNETFDTIDFYLSDPDERTLLTTHGNDLQHKVCHLLGADTEFQKIHKGAVATLQFLLDLKAFIVTIEKKEETKTLQEDVQAVAKILEIPKLAFLNTIKQTSKLSYVKTAELDRLFRFTLRKDILKLLNYAFEIDVYITVAEVSNDLGFNFAEIDPSEENKIELVGVYHPLVPNAVSNNVLITEENNMVFLTGANMAGKSTFMKTFGIAIYLAHVGFPVPAKKMVFSVQNGMFTTINLADNLNMGFSHFYAEVARVKKVAEAVNENERLIIVFDELFRGTNVKDAYEATVEVVNALANKRKCTFIISTHIIEAGEDLKAIRDNIKFLYLPTKMKGKVPQYTYTIEDGITSDRHGMLIIENERILDILKAT; this comes from the coding sequence ATGATATTTAAAGTAGACAAACAAACAATTACCGATCTTAAGATTGTTAGTGACGATAGAAGTTCAGACATTTATGAACTGTTCAATCGCACAAAAACAGTGGGTGGCGCTAAAATTTTAAAAAAGATGTTTCTGTGTCCTATCTCAGAAGCAAATGCCATCACAAAACGCTTACACACCATAAAATACTTCAAAGACACCAAGGCTTCATTTCCTTTTAAAAATGAAACTTTTGATACTATAGATTTTTATTTAAGTGATCCAGATGAACGTACCCTATTGACCACCCATGGAAATGACCTACAACATAAAGTATGTCATTTGTTAGGAGCTGATACAGAATTTCAAAAAATTCACAAAGGAGCAGTAGCTACCCTTCAATTTTTGTTAGATCTTAAAGCATTCATTGTAACCATAGAAAAAAAAGAAGAAACAAAGACACTTCAAGAAGATGTACAAGCAGTTGCTAAAATTTTAGAAATCCCAAAACTGGCATTTTTAAATACCATAAAACAAACAAGCAAACTTTCCTATGTCAAAACAGCGGAGCTTGATCGCTTGTTTCGATTCACCCTTAGAAAAGACATTTTAAAACTACTCAACTACGCTTTTGAAATTGATGTCTATATCACCGTTGCAGAAGTTTCCAATGATTTGGGATTCAATTTCGCAGAAATAGATCCTTCAGAAGAAAATAAAATAGAGCTCGTAGGTGTCTATCATCCTTTAGTTCCCAATGCCGTTTCTAACAACGTTCTCATCACCGAAGAAAACAACATGGTTTTTCTCACAGGTGCTAATATGGCTGGAAAATCCACCTTTATGAAAACCTTTGGAATTGCAATTTATCTAGCACACGTAGGTTTTCCAGTACCTGCTAAAAAAATGGTCTTCAGTGTCCAAAACGGGATGTTCACCACCATCAATCTTGCTGATAACTTAAATATGGGTTTCAGTCATTTTTATGCAGAAGTTGCTCGGGTTAAAAAAGTAGCAGAAGCAGTAAATGAAAACGAACGATTGATCATTGTTTTTGATGAACTCTTTAGGGGTACCAATGTAAAGGATGCCTATGAAGCAACCGTTGAAGTAGTTAATGCACTTGCCAATAAACGCAAATGCACCTTTATCATCTCCACACACATCATTGAAGCTGGTGAAGATTTAAAAGCAATCCGAGACAACATCAAGTTTTTATACCTCCCAACAAAAATGAAAGGCAAGGTGCCACAATATACCTATACCATTGAAGATGGGATTACCAGCGACCGTCATGGAATGCTAATTATTGAAAATGAAAGAATTTTAGACATCTTAAAAGCAACTTAA
- a CDS encoding protein-disulfide reductase DsbD family protein, with protein MQELWSFSILAFGSGLAALLTPCVFPMIPLTVSFFGDKNTQDNTTTNKKSGIKKAFLYGFFIIAIYVVAGTIVAKINGPEFANWLSTHWVPNVLFFVIFIIFAMSFLGMFELTLPNKWINKMDGLSNKGGVLGVFFMAFTLVLISFSCTGPIVGSVLVLSAGGAVIKPIVGMFAFSLALALPFTLFAAFPKWLEKLPKSGGWLQEVKVILGFFELALALKFLSIADQVYHWGILDREIYLALWIVIFSLLGFYLLGKLRLPHHAESKTTSVPKLLMATLIFSFVVYLIPGMIGAPLKALSGYLPPLTTQEFVLQENNLSNNGLAKVSPLRGDGRGDCPEPLYADLLHLPHGLQGYFDLDQAKKCAKAQNKPIFIDFTGHGCVNCREMEARVWSDPRVLEILKKEYVVVALYVDEKTKLPKEDWYESEYDGKTKKTIGKQNADYQITKFTTNSQPLYVLIDHNEEVLTTPKSYDLDVNNFIAFLKSGVKKYKEKV; from the coding sequence ATGCAAGAACTTTGGTCTTTCTCAATACTAGCATTCGGTTCAGGGCTAGCAGCCCTTTTAACCCCCTGCGTATTCCCAATGATCCCCTTAACAGTCAGTTTTTTCGGAGACAAAAACACTCAAGATAATACAACAACCAACAAAAAATCCGGAATCAAAAAAGCATTTTTATATGGCTTTTTTATCATAGCAATCTATGTCGTAGCAGGTACGATAGTAGCAAAAATAAATGGTCCCGAATTCGCAAATTGGTTAAGCACCCATTGGGTGCCTAACGTATTGTTTTTTGTCATATTCATCATTTTCGCCATGTCCTTTTTAGGCATGTTCGAGCTCACATTACCCAATAAGTGGATCAACAAAATGGACGGACTCAGCAACAAAGGCGGCGTCTTAGGAGTGTTCTTTATGGCATTCACATTAGTCCTAATTTCATTCTCCTGTACAGGGCCAATAGTAGGAAGTGTTTTGGTCCTCTCTGCAGGAGGAGCAGTTATTAAACCAATTGTAGGTATGTTTGCCTTTTCACTGGCACTAGCCCTACCCTTTACACTATTTGCAGCCTTTCCAAAGTGGTTAGAAAAATTACCAAAATCAGGGGGCTGGTTACAAGAAGTAAAAGTGATACTAGGTTTTTTCGAGTTGGCATTGGCATTGAAATTTTTAAGCATTGCAGACCAAGTATACCATTGGGGCATTTTAGATAGAGAAATCTATTTGGCCTTATGGATTGTCATTTTTTCTTTACTAGGTTTTTATTTATTAGGCAAATTACGCTTACCACATCACGCAGAAAGTAAAACAACCTCCGTACCAAAATTATTGATGGCAACATTGATCTTTAGTTTTGTGGTGTATTTAATCCCTGGTATGATAGGCGCACCTTTAAAAGCACTATCTGGCTATTTACCACCACTAACCACACAAGAATTCGTTCTCCAAGAGAATAACCTGTCAAACAATGGACTCGCAAAGGTTTCTCCCCTTCGGGGAGACGGAAGAGGGGATTGCCCAGAACCATTATACGCAGACCTATTACACTTACCACACGGGCTACAAGGTTATTTCGATTTAGACCAAGCCAAAAAATGTGCAAAAGCACAGAACAAACCCATATTTATAGATTTCACAGGGCACGGTTGTGTCAACTGCAGAGAAATGGAAGCCAGAGTTTGGAGTGACCCTAGAGTATTAGAGATCTTAAAAAAAGAATATGTCGTAGTGGCATTGTATGTAGATGAAAAAACAAAACTACCCAAAGAAGATTGGTATGAATCAGAATACGATGGTAAAACCAAAAAAACGATAGGCAAGCAAAATGCCGATTATCAAATTACAAAGTTTACCACCAACTCACAACCATTATATGTATTAATAGATCACAATGAAGAAGTATTAACAACACCAAAATCCTATGATTTGGACGTCAATAATTTCATTGCCTTTTTAAAATCCGGAGTTAAAAAATATAAAGAAAAAGTATAA
- a CDS encoding protein-disulfide reductase DsbD domain-containing protein, translating into MFAINAQILTPAKWSTSVSKEKIKKGDIIELIFKIKLDDTWHLYSNVQNYEVGPKKTEFEFEPNDTYKLVGNIKAIGTKTEYDDIFEVNVNYFEKTAEFRQKVKILKSKAIIEGTYNYQVCTTVDGKCILGDDDFEFKIN; encoded by the coding sequence ATGTTCGCAATAAATGCACAAATCTTAACACCAGCAAAATGGTCAACTAGCGTGTCAAAAGAGAAGATTAAAAAAGGAGACATCATCGAACTGATTTTTAAAATAAAATTGGATGATACTTGGCATTTATATTCCAATGTCCAAAACTATGAAGTAGGGCCAAAGAAAACAGAATTTGAGTTCGAGCCAAACGATACCTACAAGTTAGTAGGCAATATAAAAGCCATAGGCACCAAAACTGAATACGACGACATATTCGAGGTCAATGTCAACTATTTTGAAAAAACAGCAGAATTTCGGCAAAAAGTCAAAATCCTCAAAAGTAAAGCCATCATAGAAGGCACATACAATTACCAGGTATGCACCACAGTAGATGGCAAGTGCATTCTAGGAGACGATGATTTCGAATTTAAAATAAACTAA
- a CDS encoding DUF4397 domain-containing protein, whose product MKSVFKLFIISLFMLTFLYCSDDSNFHKTATIKVVNLINGVDNVIVKNGSYPINYATTEAKVGFDEFRNFFIEESISNQVEVVTENDTLNPIYSESLNLKGIHSLYLSGTFGDEEVLLVGDNFKQFTDSVVGVRFINLSKSSGPIDISIDRQNSNVISGLIYRTISDYIEFPAKKVDGSYTFEFMDNLGNVSITNFTINPLDKNDVSVKKNLTLVITERELFGGLRYRFTRFNNY is encoded by the coding sequence ATGAAATCAGTTTTTAAACTATTTATTATAAGTCTGTTTATGTTAACATTCTTATACTGTAGTGACGATAGTAATTTTCATAAAACAGCCACTATTAAGGTAGTCAATTTAATTAATGGAGTTGATAATGTTATAGTAAAGAATGGCTCTTATCCCATTAATTATGCTACAACAGAAGCAAAGGTAGGTTTTGATGAATTTCGGAATTTTTTCATTGAAGAAAGCATCAGTAACCAAGTAGAAGTTGTAACCGAAAATGATACTTTAAACCCTATTTATTCGGAGTCATTGAACTTAAAAGGTATTCACTCGTTATACCTTTCAGGTACTTTTGGAGATGAAGAAGTTTTATTGGTAGGGGATAATTTTAAACAATTTACAGATAGTGTCGTTGGTGTTCGTTTTATTAACTTGTCTAAATCGTCAGGTCCAATAGACATTAGTATTGATAGACAAAATTCAAATGTTATTTCAGGATTGATCTATAGAACTATTTCAGATTATATAGAGTTTCCTGCAAAGAAAGTTGACGGTAGTTACACTTTTGAATTTATGGATAATTTAGGCAATGTGTCTATCACAAATTTTACTATTAACCCATTGGATAAGAATGACGTGTCAGTAAAAAAGAATCTCACGTTGGTTATTACAGAAAGGGAGTTGTTTGGTGGATTGAGATATAGATTTACACGATTTAATAATTATTAA
- a CDS encoding TlpA family protein disulfide reductase — protein sequence MNIIANIKEETIQKLKILVLLLLIFFTTSIQAQKTSDGTQNIETQSDKDWNELYFAMAAYGTVAEEQAALKESALKLQQYYDKYFSKRSRLAKAFFENYPEDKRHDQALNFFFDVGAEPHFIPKVISDSLEQVLAAIPRKDHTKFKRLLPVDYEAWKQWLKTGDDMVASVINSNSSLERKEVAEFQLIAREFRKAIKFDNALTKEKSESDFWNRFEIHYWGYIRLLLENHFNKYASLEVMRERIQNILSLLKHFSSAASNAYWKYFFETTGSNHPQSDQLGIKAIHELAAENVAAIDALKEVDYSKPLELSFTAMDGNRINLEKMKGKVVLIDFWATYCSPCIKEMPHVRAMYDKYKDLGFEVIGIAADNDVAKSRISDILKKTGANWPQRLDKGSDVSVSFHTLYEIKALPTVWLLNKEGVIVDRNARGERLEPLIRKYLGLKN from the coding sequence ATGAATATTATTGCAAATATAAAAGAAGAAACTATACAAAAATTAAAAATTTTAGTATTGCTGCTCCTTATTTTTTTTACCACTAGCATACAGGCACAAAAAACAAGTGATGGTACTCAAAATATAGAAACGCAATCAGATAAGGACTGGAATGAATTATATTTTGCTATGGCAGCTTATGGTACTGTTGCAGAAGAGCAAGCAGCTTTAAAAGAGAGCGCATTAAAATTACAACAATATTATGATAAGTATTTTAGTAAAAGATCACGATTGGCAAAGGCATTTTTTGAGAACTACCCAGAAGATAAACGTCATGATCAAGCATTAAACTTCTTTTTTGATGTTGGAGCCGAACCTCATTTTATACCAAAAGTAATCTCTGATAGTTTAGAGCAGGTTTTAGCGGCTATTCCTCGTAAAGATCATACAAAATTTAAACGACTGTTACCAGTAGATTATGAAGCATGGAAACAATGGCTAAAAACGGGAGATGATATGGTAGCTAGTGTCATAAATTCAAATTCAAGTTTAGAGCGTAAGGAAGTAGCCGAATTTCAGTTGATAGCCCGCGAGTTTCGTAAAGCGATAAAGTTCGATAATGCCTTGACAAAAGAAAAATCAGAATCAGACTTTTGGAATCGTTTTGAGATACATTATTGGGGATATATTAGACTTCTTTTAGAGAATCATTTTAATAAATATGCAAGTTTAGAAGTGATGCGTGAACGCATCCAAAATATTTTGAGTTTGCTTAAGCACTTTTCTTCTGCGGCCTCTAATGCCTATTGGAAGTATTTTTTTGAAACTACTGGAAGCAATCATCCGCAATCAGACCAACTAGGTATTAAGGCTATACATGAATTGGCCGCAGAAAATGTTGCAGCTATAGATGCCTTAAAAGAAGTAGACTATTCTAAACCTTTAGAGCTGTCATTTACAGCTATGGATGGAAATAGAATTAATCTTGAAAAGATGAAAGGTAAAGTAGTGCTCATCGATTTTTGGGCAACATACTGCAGCCCCTGTATTAAAGAAATGCCACATGTAAGAGCAATGTATGATAAGTACAAAGATTTGGGTTTTGAAGTGATAGGTATCGCTGCAGATAATGATGTAGCCAAAAGTAGAATATCTGATATTCTTAAAAAAACTGGTGCCAATTGGCCACAACGTTTGGATAAGGGATCAGATGTCTCTGTAAGCTTCCATACCTTATACGAAATCAAGGCATTGCCCACAGTTTGGCTTTTAAATAAAGAAGGGGTAATTGTAGATAGAAATGCAAGAGGTGAAAGATTGGAACCACTCATTCGTAAATACTTAGGATTAAAAAATTAA
- a CDS encoding protein-disulfide reductase DsbD domain-containing protein, with translation MFYKAQIIVTVWLLLITTVSHVEDQTRFNTPVSYTIEAPEKVRLGERFVITVAFSIEPSWYLYAPIAINTDQGRIPTKVTFKIPNGLKIIGELELPDQNRFYDTYSGDDVRMSQEFQVEKNISSGKQTIKANIIYQTCNDEICYPPVRKTIDIIITVE, from the coding sequence ATGTTTTATAAAGCACAAATAATAGTTACAGTTTGGTTGCTATTAATTACAACGGTTTCTCATGTAGAGGATCAAACAAGATTCAATACCCCTGTAAGTTATACTATTGAAGCACCAGAAAAAGTACGACTTGGTGAACGGTTTGTTATTACTGTTGCGTTTAGTATTGAACCTAGTTGGTATTTATATGCCCCCATTGCTATAAATACAGATCAAGGAAGAATTCCTACAAAAGTAACTTTTAAAATACCAAATGGATTAAAAATAATAGGCGAATTAGAGTTGCCTGATCAAAATAGATTTTATGATACTTATAGCGGGGACGATGTAAGAATGTCCCAGGAGTTTCAAGTGGAAAAGAATATAAGCTCTGGCAAACAAACCATTAAAGCCAATATAATATACCAAACATGTAATGATGAAATCTGTTACCCTCCAGTAAGGAAAACAATAGATATTATTATTACTGTAGAATAA
- a CDS encoding FG-GAP repeat domain-containing protein, with amino-acid sequence MKKAILTVNLLLFIISQQTHAQSIIKNKNKITLGPNDFPELINANIPGAPKLGKPQLIMSDSLPVMSEGHGWAAPAVYDWNGDGKKDLLIGEFGSGVEIKRHFGHGIRIYLNVGTNETPQYNDFHYAKGAYSEDINDYTSGALLSIHTFCCLAFTPRFADLNGDGYEDLLSGQYTPGYITWFRGSEYGFLPGLKLEEIYNSNSVNRTLPSVFSLPSDNPESMNYWMYSSAAFGDFDDDGDQDMIVGGSAIRFSENIGTKFKPLFGKREILLDVNGDPLKIKEISKEELTKAYNPVYKDQFGYMLPPPSGSKSTVPYVVDWDGDGVLDILVTSPFMNEGAVAITFFRGLNFPKRMTNEKKELRFEPGIPLFWAKNKEKEFPGTWINVCVADWNNDGVNDLLIGTNVPTLNGIFNHELAWQWEADTGIYKINPAYYSDKEKKKIAKHIKNAEEFQKKLGISEDEMEKRRFPTKRWYLKHYYGNAGYKNKALAHKGYVYIMLGEK; translated from the coding sequence ATGAAAAAAGCAATCTTAACAGTAAATCTATTATTATTCATAATAAGCCAACAAACCCATGCCCAGTCAATTATAAAGAACAAGAATAAAATTACTTTAGGGCCCAATGATTTTCCCGAACTAATCAATGCCAATATACCTGGAGCTCCCAAATTGGGGAAACCCCAATTAATTATGAGTGATTCATTACCAGTAATGAGCGAGGGTCATGGATGGGCCGCTCCAGCAGTCTACGATTGGAATGGTGATGGAAAAAAAGATTTATTGATTGGAGAATTTGGAAGTGGTGTCGAAATCAAAAGGCATTTTGGACATGGTATTCGTATTTATCTAAATGTAGGAACCAATGAGACACCTCAATATAATGATTTTCACTATGCTAAAGGAGCTTATTCAGAAGATATAAACGACTATACCAGTGGTGCTCTACTTTCTATTCATACTTTTTGTTGTTTAGCATTTACCCCGCGATTTGCCGATTTAAATGGTGATGGTTACGAAGATTTACTTTCTGGACAATACACACCTGGATATATTACCTGGTTTCGTGGAAGCGAATATGGGTTTTTACCAGGCTTAAAGCTTGAAGAGATTTATAATTCTAATTCGGTAAATAGGACTTTGCCATCTGTATTTTCATTACCAAGTGACAATCCTGAAAGTATGAATTATTGGATGTATTCTTCAGCAGCCTTTGGTGACTTCGATGATGATGGCGATCAGGACATGATTGTTGGAGGTAGTGCGATACGGTTTAGTGAAAATATAGGAACAAAGTTTAAACCATTATTTGGAAAACGTGAAATATTATTGGATGTTAACGGAGACCCATTAAAAATTAAAGAGATCTCAAAGGAAGAACTAACAAAAGCATATAACCCAGTTTATAAAGACCAATTTGGTTATATGCTTCCTCCTCCATCTGGTAGTAAAAGTACTGTGCCATATGTAGTAGACTGGGACGGTGATGGTGTGTTGGATATTTTGGTAACCTCTCCTTTTATGAATGAAGGTGCAGTAGCAATAACCTTCTTTCGTGGTCTAAATTTCCCTAAACGTATGACGAATGAGAAAAAAGAACTGCGATTTGAACCCGGTATTCCTTTGTTTTGGGCAAAAAATAAAGAGAAAGAATTTCCAGGAACTTGGATTAATGTATGTGTGGCCGATTGGAACAATGATGGCGTGAATGACTTATTGATAGGAACTAATGTGCCAACCTTAAATGGAATTTTTAACCATGAATTAGCATGGCAATGGGAAGCAGATACTGGGATTTACAAAATAAACCCTGCATATTATTCAGATAAAGAAAAAAAAAAAATAGCTAAACATATAAAGAATGCAGAAGAATTTCAAAAAAAATTAGGGATTTCAGAAGATGAAATGGAGAAGAGAAGGTTTCCTACAAAAAGATGGTATTTAAAACATTATTATGGAAATGCAGGATATAAAAATAAAGCATTAGCGCATAAGGGCTATGTCTATATTATGTTGGGAGAAAAATAG